One window from the genome of Megalobrama amblycephala isolate DHTTF-2021 linkage group LG4, ASM1881202v1, whole genome shotgun sequence encodes:
- the adad1 gene encoding adenosine deaminase domain-containing protein 1 has protein sequence MKMMMRGASSRGSSMPHSCLTNISSPSPFNDINNNDKYLPGQPLSASTKINSKQKSPPRELIDRYKRGDTHPVSALYQLSQTLQFQLDLKETVTTAGITGFYFAFCAVIDGIQYKTGMGITKKEARAKAAELALEELIASLENDGIPSDVSVGPPPLPVREKDSTIPEIHSGRAVIERKNPIKDQVPSVVREMFTKLMDRYPEFSGCGGTVAAFVMLTPTGCEVVALGTGSSNTKASPAPTGRILHDSHAVVTARRSLMRFLYRNLLLFFSKNSALEEKSVFQQDQTTKLLSLKNHITLHLYLSQLPKGAAQIPSQLRLNPLSISAWEVNNQIGLHVVVEGKVFSKFSSSYEQMGSHVVSMSATDKIMQWQVLGFQGALLSHFIEPVYVSSIFIGDGSCSDTRGIEMAVNQRVDGITSALPLYYCVYRPHISLVSSAVPQDAHPTQKSLSLNWSHGDLMVEMVNALEGKTTEDSPFKSSPALASRLCKAAMLSRFNLVAKEAQREELLTAVTYREAKMMAKPYQEAKSVLKSYLERKGYGQWVEKPPISDHFSM, from the exons atgaagatgatgatgagggGTGCATCCTCGAGAGGGTCCAGCATGCCCCACAGCTGCTTGACAAACATCTCATCTCCTTCACCTTTCAATGACATCAACAACAATGACAAATATCTTCCTGGACAACCTTTAAGTGCCTCAACCAAAATCA ATTCCAAACAGAAAAGCCCTCCCCGTGAATTGATCGACCGATATAAGAGAGGAGATACACATCCGGTGTCAGCGTTGTACCAGCTCTCTCAAACTTTGCAGTTTCAACTGGATCTGAAAGAAACCGTTACCACTG CAGGAATTACAGGGTTTTACTTTGCGTTCTGTGCTGTGATTGATGGAATCCAGTATAAGACCGGAATGGGCATCACAAAGAAAGAAGCCAGGGCCAAAGCAGCTGAACTGGCCCTTGAAGAGCTCATAGCAAGTCTGGAGAATGATGggataccttcagatgtttccG TGGGGCCTCCTCCTCTGCCAGTAAGAGAAAAAGACTCAACAATCCCAGAAATCCATTCTGGAAGAGCCGTGATTG AAAGAAAGAACCCCATAAAGGATCAGGTTCCCAGCGTGGTGCGGGAGATGTTCACCAAGCTAATGGACCGTTACCCAGAATTCTCTGGCTGTGGCGGAACAGTGGCTGCATTTGTCATGCTCACCC CAACAGGATGTGAGGTTGTTGCTCTTGGAACGGGCAGTTCTAATACCAAAGCCAGTCCAGCACCCACAGGACGAATTCTACATGATTCACATGCAGTAGTAACTGCCCGGAGATCATTAATGAG GTTTCTGTATAGGAATCTGTTGCTGTTCTTCAGTAAGAATAGCGCTCTGGAGGAGAAGTCAGTATTTCAGCAGGACCAGACCACGAAGCTCCTCAGCCTCAAAAATCACATCACTCTACACCTGTACCTGAGCCAACTGCCCAAAGGAGCGGCACAGATACCTTCTCAAct CCGCCTCAATCCTCTGTCCATCTCTGCATGGGAGGTGAATAATCAGATTGGTCTTCATGTGGTGGTGGAAGGGAAGGTCTTCTCCAAGTTCTCCAGCTCGTACGAGCAGATGGGCTCGCATGTGGTCAGTATGTCCGCCACCGATAAGATCATGCAGTGGCAGGTATTGGGCTTCCAGGGAGCGCTACTGAGCCACTTCATTGAGCCAGTCTATGTGAGCAGCATCTTCATTG GCgatggcagctgcagtgataCTCGCGGTATAGAGATGGCAGTGAACCAGCGTGTGGATGGCATCACCTCAGCACTGCCCTTGTACTACTGCGTCTACCGGCCGCACATCAGCCTGGTGTCCTCGGCCGTGCCTCAGGACGCACACCCTACCCAGAAGTCCCTCAGCCTTAACTGGAGCCACGGAGACCTTATGGTGGAGATGGTCAATGCTCTGGAGGGGAAGACTACCGAAGA CTCTCCGTTTAAGAGCAGTCCAGCCTTGGCCAGCCGTCTTTGCAAGGCAGCGATGTTGAGTCGATTTAATTTGGTAGCTAAAGAGGCCCAGAGAGAGGAGCTGCTCACCGCTGTCACATACAGGGAGGCCAAG